The Apis cerana isolate GH-2021 linkage group LG12, AcerK_1.0, whole genome shotgun sequence genome window below encodes:
- the LOC107998941 gene encoding myelin regulatory factor-like protein isoform X7: MEFPWTLQPADPVQNSRNHHHHQGDHHEDSGINQAGARRLLPVSGRSDFVGGIDNEALDFSQLEDFINSDSEQPATYFADTLAHNENGGGTTTHGGRVEAATTQQPPSRLPSPITQSHPVSSTCTSATTTVPNGAAYKDPQSYVHPHALPESPPDSGSEPPYSPPGHNDTQHVHSPHQKVALQEMLLHHQGNQANYAPNLLPSSPRTLTSSTDPMLLTHTVLTSHLTSGTPNIQSQQQQIGQTLVPLPHEHSPGNINTLYSSLQSAPKKRKLSQDGLVHVKQEPELGTVEHSCSSSSAVLDGDEVTDNSYIDASYQCIRFHPFQQTSWHVLCDHNLKELPVPHYRVDADKGFNFSNSDDAFVCQKKNHFQITCHAQLQGEAIFVRTGEGLKKISSFQLHFYGVKVESPTQTIRVEQSQSDRSKKPFHPVTVELGGERVTKVTVGRLHFSETTSNNMRKKGKPNPDQRYFHLVVGLHAHTADQASYQVVAHASERIIVRASNPGQFESEGSGVGAEGGWQRGAAPDSVYHAGRVGINTDRPDEALVIHGNMKVTGHIVQPSDARAKQNVQEVDTREQLRNVQQLRVVRYRYAPEFAQHSGLGIKQQEDTGVIAQEVQQILPEAVLPAGDIVLPNGQRIENFLMVNKERIFMENVGAVKELCKVTDSLETRIDQLERINKRLAKLKRGDSLKSSISTISSISSNKYSSSINSKATVQGKGKKSEREDEFLCSNKFIQIIIVILILIMAFCLVAMATLYFLEYQKRSSLEWTAVASNGMLAIRPAHPSTASSTPNYDSRYNSLLDSTLSSLYTKHGSHSRGSDSSLSVKTNAFSTQAPHTKQQLYSQEITWYPISHSGPQPKLEKNSEFPGNWLSKSGAGAIPSNVDENDQGSEVDPSVNKGPIPLGRPSNCPRHFSEFENPCQIFCCTAKIHQFEDPQPDHPPEKKSISDHIEQPLNVYEEKRKISKSFQNGISPSDPSTQTLVKENNYKYLHKRTRRETSSGDWTEVASNAAGSLPPEPKPQLWIVAESFNTSLDQKYCSAISQDTPNNISCIIPLSKYMPDVQLTLHFIGMSWYGQLVQQCSSSTNPGIDETLMCSRKYTMQQQTQLKVDIESNNQRGDQSFSLDVAHYLRRTLRFRIPTVQPQENICKNKHGIDYSEYTLHFYRDCEE; this comes from the exons ATGGAGTTCCCGTGGACTCTGCAGCCCGCCGATCCTGTTCAAAACTCGCGGAACCACCATCATCATCAGGGTGATCATCACGAGGATTCTGGGATTAATCAGGCCGGTGCTCGTCGATTGTTGCCCGTTTCAG GTCGGAGCGATTTCGTCGGAGGCATAGACAATGAGGCCCTGGACTTCTCGCAGTTGGAAGATTTTATCAACAGCGACAGCGAACAACCGGCCAC ATATTTCGCGGATACCCTTGCCCACAATGAGAACGGGGGTGGAACGACGACTCACGGTGGTCGTGTGGAGGCGGCAACCACTCAACAACCACCGTCTCGATTGCCATCGCCGATTACCCAAAGTCATCCGGTCTCGAGTACGTGCACATCCGCTACCACCACCGTACCAAACGGCGCCGCTTACAAGGATCCGCAATCGTACGTTCACCC ACATGCATTACCAGAAAGCCCACCAGACAGTGGTAGCGAGCCACCATACTCTCCACCAGGCCACAACGATACCCAACATGTACATTCACCGC ACCAAAAGGTAGCTCTTCAAGAAATGCTTCTCCACCACCAAGGGAATCAGGCAAATTATGCTCCAAATTTATTACCTTCCTCGCCAAGAACCTTAACATCCTCCACGGATCCGATGCTATTAACTCATACAGTGCTGACATCTCATCTCACCTCAGGAACGCCCAATATTCAATCTCAGCAACAGCAAATAGGTCAGACTTTAGTGCCCTTACCGCACGAGCATAGTCCTGGTAACATTAACACGTTGTACTCGTCGCTACAATCTGCTCCcaagaagagaaaattgagCCAGGATGGTCTTGTCCATGTGAAGCAG GAACCTGAACTAGGAACTGTAGAACACAGTTGTAGTAGTAGCAGTGCAGTTCTCGATGGCGATGAAGTGACGGATAATAGCTACATAGACGCCAGTTACCAGTGTATCCGATTTCATCCCTTTCAGCAGACATCCTGGCATGTTCTCTGTGATCATAATCTGAAAGAACTTCCAGTGCCCCATTATCGGGTGGATGCGGATAAAGGATTCAATTTCAGCAACTCGGACGACGCGTTCGTGTGTcagaagaaaaatcattttcag attacttGCCATGCTCAGCTTCAAGGTGAAGCGATATTTGTCCGTACTGGTGAAGGATTGAAAAAGATAAGCAGCTTTCAATTGCATTTCTACGGTGTCAAAGTGGAGTCACCGACACAAACGATCAGAGTCGAGCAGAGTCAAAGCGACAGAAGCAAGAAACCGTTTCATCCGGTGAC GGTGGAATTAGGCGGCGAGCGTGTTACAAAAGTAACCGTTGGCCGTCTTCACTTCAGCGAAACAACTAGCAACAATAtgcgaaagaaagggaaaccGAATCCCGATCAAAGATATTTCCATTTAGTTGTTGGCCTCCACGCTCACACTGCTGATCAAGCCAGTTACCAAGTGGTAGCTCATGCATCGGAGAGAATAATCGTTAGa gcAAGTAATCCTGGTCAATTCGAGTCTGAAGGTAGTGGCGTAGGTGCAGAAGGTGGTTGGCAAAGAGGAGCAGCACCGGATAGCGTTTATCATGCTGGTCGAGTGGGAATTAATACGGACAGGCCTGACGAAGCTCTAGTTATTCATGGCAACATGAAG GTGACTGGCCATATTGTCCAACCCAGTGATGCACGTGCAAAGCAAAATGTACAGGAAGTGGACACGCGTGAACAATTGCGGAACGTGCAACAGTTGAGAGTGGTTCGTTACAGATATGCACCGGAATTTGCACAGCATTCTGGTTTAGGTATCAAACAGCAAGAAGACACGGGTGTCATAGCGCAGGAAGTGCAACAAATATTACCGGAAGCTGTATTACCAGCTGGGGACATAGTTCTTCCAAATGGTCAGAGGATCGAAAATTTCCTTATGGTAAACAAAGAAAGGATATTCATGGAGAATGTGGGTGCTGTGAAAGAACTGTGTAAA GTAACAGATAGTTTAGAAACTCGCATTGATCAATTGGAACGAATAAACAAGCGATTAGCGAAGTTGAAAAGAGGAGACAGTCTGAAAAGTTCGATTAGTACAATCTCTAGTATATCAAGTAACAAATACTCATCCTCTATCAATAGTAAGGCCACTGTACaggggaaagggaaaaaaagcgaGCGGGAAGATGAATTTCTATGCAGcaataaatttatccaaattataattgttatacttATTCTTATCATGGCGTTttg ctTAGTTGCAATGGCGACATTATACTTTTTAGAATATCAAAAACGTAGTAGCCTTGAATGGACAGCGGTAGCTAGTAATGGAATGTTGGCTATAAGACCAGCTCATCCATCAACAGCATCAAGTACACCTAATTATGATTCTCGATATAATTCGTTGTTAGACAGTACGTTATCGTCTTTGTATACTAAACATGGATCCCATAGTAGAGGTTCCGATAGTAGTTTGTCCGTGAAAACGAATGCATTTTCCACGCAAGCGCCTCACACGAAACAGCAACTTTATTCTCAAGAAATTACTTGGTATCCTATTAGTCATTCTGGACCACAGCCAAAACTTGAAAAGAATAG tgaATTTCCTGGAAATTGGTTAAGTAAAAGTGGTGCCGGTGCTATTCCTAGTAATGTAGATGAAAACGATCAAGGATCGGAAGTGGATCCATCTGTAAATAAAGGTCCAATTCCATTGGGTAGACCATCAAATTGTCCCAGACATTTTAGCGAATTTGAAAATCCATGTCAA ATATTCTGTTGTACAGccaaaattcatcaattcgaGGATCCTCAACCAGATCATCCtccagaaaaaaaatcaattt caGATCATATAGAACAGCCATTAAATGTTTATGAGGAGAAAcgtaaaataagtaaaagttTCCAAAATGGTATTAGTCCATCCGATCCAAGCACGCAAACACTTGTAAAAGAA aataattataagtatttacATAAAAGAACAAGAAGAGAAACCAGTAGTGGAGATTGGACGGAAGTTGCTAGTAACGCTGCAGGATCATTACCACCAGAACCAAAACCACAATTGTGGATAGTGGCAGAAAGCTTTAATACATCACTTGATCAAAAATATTGCTCTGCAATTTCCCAAGATACaccaaataatatatcttgcaTCATTCCTTTATCCAAATACATGCCAGATGTTCAACTTACATTACATTTTAT tgGAATGTCTTGGTATGGACAACTAGTGCAACAATGCTCTTCATCAACGAATCCTGGTATTGACGAAACTTTAATGTGTAGCCGGAAATATACAATGCAACAACAAACTCAATTGAAGGTTGATATTGAAAGTAATAATCAGCGGGGAGATCAATCTTTTTCTCTTGATGTTGCTCATTATCTCAGGAGAACATTGAGGTTTCGGATACCTACTGTACAACCTCAAgag aatatctgTAAGAACAAACATGGTATTGATTACTCGGAATACACGTTGCACTTCTATCGAGATTgtgaagaataa
- the LOC107998941 gene encoding myelin regulatory factor-like protein isoform X6, with amino-acid sequence MEFPWTLQPADPVQNSRNHHHHQGDHHEDSGINQAGARRLLPVSGRSDFVGGIDNEALDFSQLEDFINSDSEQPATYFADTLAHNENGGGTTTHGGRVEAATTQQPPSRLPSPITQSHPVSSTCTSATTTVPNGAAYKDPQSYVHPHALPESPPDSGSEPPYSPPGHNDTQHVHSPHQKVALQEMLLHHQGNQANYAPNLLPSSPRTLTSSTDPMLLTHTVLTSHLTSGTPNIQSQQQQIGQTLVPLPHEHSPGNINTLYSSLQSAPKKRKLSQDGLVHVKQVQREPELGTVEHSCSSSSAVLDGDEVTDNSYIDASYQCIRFHPFQQTSWHVLCDHNLKELPVPHYRVDADKGFNFSNSDDAFVCQKKNHFQITCHAQLQGEAIFVRTGEGLKKISSFQLHFYGVKVESPTQTIRVEQSQSDRSKKPFHPVTVELGGERVTKVTVGRLHFSETTSNNMRKKGKPNPDQRYFHLVVGLHAHTADQASYQVVAHASERIIVRASNPGQFESEGSGVGAEGGWQRGAAPDSVYHAGRVGINTDRPDEALVIHGNMKVTGHIVQPSDARAKQNVQEVDTREQLRNVQQLRVVRYRYAPEFAQHSGLGIKQQEDTGVIAQEVQQILPEAVLPAGDIVLPNGQRIENFLMVNKERIFMENVGAVKELCKVTDSLETRIDQLERINKRLAKLKRGDSLKSSISTISSISSNKYSSSINSKATVQGKGKKSEREDEFLCSNKFIQIIIVILILIMAFCLVAMATLYFLEYQKRSSLEWTAVASNGMLAIRPAHPSTASSTPNYDSRYNSLLDSTLSSLYTKHGSHSRGSDSSLSVKTNAFSTQAPHTKQQLYSQEITWYPISHSGPQPKLEKNSEFPGNWLSKSGAGAIPSNVDENDQGSEVDPSVNKGPIPLGRPSNCPRHFSEFENPCQIFCCTAKIHQFEDPQPDHPPEKKSIYHIEQPLNVYEEKRKISKSFQNGISPSDPSTQTLVKENNYKYLHKRTRRETSSGDWTEVASNAAGSLPPEPKPQLWIVAESFNTSLDQKYCSAISQDTPNNISCIIPLSKYMPDVQLTLHFIGMSWYGQLVQQCSSSTNPGIDETLMCSRKYTMQQQTQLKVDIESNNQRGDQSFSLDVAHYLRRTLRFRIPTVQPQENICKNKHGIDYSEYTLHFYRDCEE; translated from the exons ATGGAGTTCCCGTGGACTCTGCAGCCCGCCGATCCTGTTCAAAACTCGCGGAACCACCATCATCATCAGGGTGATCATCACGAGGATTCTGGGATTAATCAGGCCGGTGCTCGTCGATTGTTGCCCGTTTCAG GTCGGAGCGATTTCGTCGGAGGCATAGACAATGAGGCCCTGGACTTCTCGCAGTTGGAAGATTTTATCAACAGCGACAGCGAACAACCGGCCAC ATATTTCGCGGATACCCTTGCCCACAATGAGAACGGGGGTGGAACGACGACTCACGGTGGTCGTGTGGAGGCGGCAACCACTCAACAACCACCGTCTCGATTGCCATCGCCGATTACCCAAAGTCATCCGGTCTCGAGTACGTGCACATCCGCTACCACCACCGTACCAAACGGCGCCGCTTACAAGGATCCGCAATCGTACGTTCACCC ACATGCATTACCAGAAAGCCCACCAGACAGTGGTAGCGAGCCACCATACTCTCCACCAGGCCACAACGATACCCAACATGTACATTCACCGC ACCAAAAGGTAGCTCTTCAAGAAATGCTTCTCCACCACCAAGGGAATCAGGCAAATTATGCTCCAAATTTATTACCTTCCTCGCCAAGAACCTTAACATCCTCCACGGATCCGATGCTATTAACTCATACAGTGCTGACATCTCATCTCACCTCAGGAACGCCCAATATTCAATCTCAGCAACAGCAAATAGGTCAGACTTTAGTGCCCTTACCGCACGAGCATAGTCCTGGTAACATTAACACGTTGTACTCGTCGCTACAATCTGCTCCcaagaagagaaaattgagCCAGGATGGTCTTGTCCATGTGAAGCAGGTGCAacga GAACCTGAACTAGGAACTGTAGAACACAGTTGTAGTAGTAGCAGTGCAGTTCTCGATGGCGATGAAGTGACGGATAATAGCTACATAGACGCCAGTTACCAGTGTATCCGATTTCATCCCTTTCAGCAGACATCCTGGCATGTTCTCTGTGATCATAATCTGAAAGAACTTCCAGTGCCCCATTATCGGGTGGATGCGGATAAAGGATTCAATTTCAGCAACTCGGACGACGCGTTCGTGTGTcagaagaaaaatcattttcag attacttGCCATGCTCAGCTTCAAGGTGAAGCGATATTTGTCCGTACTGGTGAAGGATTGAAAAAGATAAGCAGCTTTCAATTGCATTTCTACGGTGTCAAAGTGGAGTCACCGACACAAACGATCAGAGTCGAGCAGAGTCAAAGCGACAGAAGCAAGAAACCGTTTCATCCGGTGAC GGTGGAATTAGGCGGCGAGCGTGTTACAAAAGTAACCGTTGGCCGTCTTCACTTCAGCGAAACAACTAGCAACAATAtgcgaaagaaagggaaaccGAATCCCGATCAAAGATATTTCCATTTAGTTGTTGGCCTCCACGCTCACACTGCTGATCAAGCCAGTTACCAAGTGGTAGCTCATGCATCGGAGAGAATAATCGTTAGa gcAAGTAATCCTGGTCAATTCGAGTCTGAAGGTAGTGGCGTAGGTGCAGAAGGTGGTTGGCAAAGAGGAGCAGCACCGGATAGCGTTTATCATGCTGGTCGAGTGGGAATTAATACGGACAGGCCTGACGAAGCTCTAGTTATTCATGGCAACATGAAG GTGACTGGCCATATTGTCCAACCCAGTGATGCACGTGCAAAGCAAAATGTACAGGAAGTGGACACGCGTGAACAATTGCGGAACGTGCAACAGTTGAGAGTGGTTCGTTACAGATATGCACCGGAATTTGCACAGCATTCTGGTTTAGGTATCAAACAGCAAGAAGACACGGGTGTCATAGCGCAGGAAGTGCAACAAATATTACCGGAAGCTGTATTACCAGCTGGGGACATAGTTCTTCCAAATGGTCAGAGGATCGAAAATTTCCTTATGGTAAACAAAGAAAGGATATTCATGGAGAATGTGGGTGCTGTGAAAGAACTGTGTAAA GTAACAGATAGTTTAGAAACTCGCATTGATCAATTGGAACGAATAAACAAGCGATTAGCGAAGTTGAAAAGAGGAGACAGTCTGAAAAGTTCGATTAGTACAATCTCTAGTATATCAAGTAACAAATACTCATCCTCTATCAATAGTAAGGCCACTGTACaggggaaagggaaaaaaagcgaGCGGGAAGATGAATTTCTATGCAGcaataaatttatccaaattataattgttatacttATTCTTATCATGGCGTTttg ctTAGTTGCAATGGCGACATTATACTTTTTAGAATATCAAAAACGTAGTAGCCTTGAATGGACAGCGGTAGCTAGTAATGGAATGTTGGCTATAAGACCAGCTCATCCATCAACAGCATCAAGTACACCTAATTATGATTCTCGATATAATTCGTTGTTAGACAGTACGTTATCGTCTTTGTATACTAAACATGGATCCCATAGTAGAGGTTCCGATAGTAGTTTGTCCGTGAAAACGAATGCATTTTCCACGCAAGCGCCTCACACGAAACAGCAACTTTATTCTCAAGAAATTACTTGGTATCCTATTAGTCATTCTGGACCACAGCCAAAACTTGAAAAGAATAG tgaATTTCCTGGAAATTGGTTAAGTAAAAGTGGTGCCGGTGCTATTCCTAGTAATGTAGATGAAAACGATCAAGGATCGGAAGTGGATCCATCTGTAAATAAAGGTCCAATTCCATTGGGTAGACCATCAAATTGTCCCAGACATTTTAGCGAATTTGAAAATCCATGTCAA ATATTCTGTTGTACAGccaaaattcatcaattcgaGGATCCTCAACCAGATCATCCtccagaaaaaaaatcaattt ATCATATAGAACAGCCATTAAATGTTTATGAGGAGAAAcgtaaaataagtaaaagttTCCAAAATGGTATTAGTCCATCCGATCCAAGCACGCAAACACTTGTAAAAGAA aataattataagtatttacATAAAAGAACAAGAAGAGAAACCAGTAGTGGAGATTGGACGGAAGTTGCTAGTAACGCTGCAGGATCATTACCACCAGAACCAAAACCACAATTGTGGATAGTGGCAGAAAGCTTTAATACATCACTTGATCAAAAATATTGCTCTGCAATTTCCCAAGATACaccaaataatatatcttgcaTCATTCCTTTATCCAAATACATGCCAGATGTTCAACTTACATTACATTTTAT tgGAATGTCTTGGTATGGACAACTAGTGCAACAATGCTCTTCATCAACGAATCCTGGTATTGACGAAACTTTAATGTGTAGCCGGAAATATACAATGCAACAACAAACTCAATTGAAGGTTGATATTGAAAGTAATAATCAGCGGGGAGATCAATCTTTTTCTCTTGATGTTGCTCATTATCTCAGGAGAACATTGAGGTTTCGGATACCTACTGTACAACCTCAAgag aatatctgTAAGAACAAACATGGTATTGATTACTCGGAATACACGTTGCACTTCTATCGAGATTgtgaagaataa
- the LOC107998941 gene encoding myelin regulatory factor-like protein isoform X1, protein MEFPWTLQPADPVQNSRNHHHHQGDHHEDSGINQAGARRLLPVSGRSDFVGGIDNEALDFSQLEDFINSDSEQPATYFADTLAHNENGGGTTTHGGRVEAATTQQPPSRLPSPITQSHPVSSTCTSATTTVPNGAAYKDPQSYVHPHALPESPPDSGSEPPYSPPGHNDTQHVHSPHQKVALQEMLLHHQGNQANYAPNLLPSSPRTLTSSTDPMLLTHTVLTSHLTSGTPNIQSQQQQIGQTLVPLPHEHSPGNINTLYSSLQSAPKKRKLSQDGLVHVKQVQREPELGTVEHSCSSSSAVLDGDEVTDNSYIDASYQCIRFHPFQQTSWHVLCDHNLKELPVPHYRVDADKGFNFSNSDDAFVCQKKNHFQITCHAQLQGEAIFVRTGEGLKKISSFQLHFYGVKVESPTQTIRVEQSQSDRSKKPFHPVTAAFRVELGGERVTKVTVGRLHFSETTSNNMRKKGKPNPDQRYFHLVVGLHAHTADQASYQVVAHASERIIVRASNPGQFESEGSGVGAEGGWQRGAAPDSVYHAGRVGINTDRPDEALVIHGNMKVTGHIVQPSDARAKQNVQEVDTREQLRNVQQLRVVRYRYAPEFAQHSGLGIKQQEDTGVIAQEVQQILPEAVLPAGDIVLPNGQRIENFLMVNKERIFMENVGAVKELCKVTDSLETRIDQLERINKRLAKLKRGDSLKSSISTISSISSNKYSSSINSKATVQGKGKKSEREDEFLCSNKFIQIIIVILILIMAFCLVAMATLYFLEYQKRSSLEWTAVASNGMLAIRPAHPSTASSTPNYDSRYNSLLDSTLSSLYTKHGSHSRGSDSSLSVKTNAFSTQAPHTKQQLYSQEITWYPISHSGPQPKLEKNSEFPGNWLSKSGAGAIPSNVDENDQGSEVDPSVNKGPIPLGRPSNCPRHFSEFENPCQIFCCTAKIHQFEDPQPDHPPEKKSISDHIEQPLNVYEEKRKISKSFQNGISPSDPSTQTLVKENNYKYLHKRTRRETSSGDWTEVASNAAGSLPPEPKPQLWIVAESFNTSLDQKYCSAISQDTPNNISCIIPLSKYMPDVQLTLHFIGMSWYGQLVQQCSSSTNPGIDETLMCSRKYTMQQQTQLKVDIESNNQRGDQSFSLDVAHYLRRTLRFRIPTVQPQENICKNKHGIDYSEYTLHFYRDCEE, encoded by the exons ATGGAGTTCCCGTGGACTCTGCAGCCCGCCGATCCTGTTCAAAACTCGCGGAACCACCATCATCATCAGGGTGATCATCACGAGGATTCTGGGATTAATCAGGCCGGTGCTCGTCGATTGTTGCCCGTTTCAG GTCGGAGCGATTTCGTCGGAGGCATAGACAATGAGGCCCTGGACTTCTCGCAGTTGGAAGATTTTATCAACAGCGACAGCGAACAACCGGCCAC ATATTTCGCGGATACCCTTGCCCACAATGAGAACGGGGGTGGAACGACGACTCACGGTGGTCGTGTGGAGGCGGCAACCACTCAACAACCACCGTCTCGATTGCCATCGCCGATTACCCAAAGTCATCCGGTCTCGAGTACGTGCACATCCGCTACCACCACCGTACCAAACGGCGCCGCTTACAAGGATCCGCAATCGTACGTTCACCC ACATGCATTACCAGAAAGCCCACCAGACAGTGGTAGCGAGCCACCATACTCTCCACCAGGCCACAACGATACCCAACATGTACATTCACCGC ACCAAAAGGTAGCTCTTCAAGAAATGCTTCTCCACCACCAAGGGAATCAGGCAAATTATGCTCCAAATTTATTACCTTCCTCGCCAAGAACCTTAACATCCTCCACGGATCCGATGCTATTAACTCATACAGTGCTGACATCTCATCTCACCTCAGGAACGCCCAATATTCAATCTCAGCAACAGCAAATAGGTCAGACTTTAGTGCCCTTACCGCACGAGCATAGTCCTGGTAACATTAACACGTTGTACTCGTCGCTACAATCTGCTCCcaagaagagaaaattgagCCAGGATGGTCTTGTCCATGTGAAGCAGGTGCAacga GAACCTGAACTAGGAACTGTAGAACACAGTTGTAGTAGTAGCAGTGCAGTTCTCGATGGCGATGAAGTGACGGATAATAGCTACATAGACGCCAGTTACCAGTGTATCCGATTTCATCCCTTTCAGCAGACATCCTGGCATGTTCTCTGTGATCATAATCTGAAAGAACTTCCAGTGCCCCATTATCGGGTGGATGCGGATAAAGGATTCAATTTCAGCAACTCGGACGACGCGTTCGTGTGTcagaagaaaaatcattttcag attacttGCCATGCTCAGCTTCAAGGTGAAGCGATATTTGTCCGTACTGGTGAAGGATTGAAAAAGATAAGCAGCTTTCAATTGCATTTCTACGGTGTCAAAGTGGAGTCACCGACACAAACGATCAGAGTCGAGCAGAGTCAAAGCGACAGAAGCAAGAAACCGTTTCATCCGGTGAC AGCTGCTTTCAGGGTGGAATTAGGCGGCGAGCGTGTTACAAAAGTAACCGTTGGCCGTCTTCACTTCAGCGAAACAACTAGCAACAATAtgcgaaagaaagggaaaccGAATCCCGATCAAAGATATTTCCATTTAGTTGTTGGCCTCCACGCTCACACTGCTGATCAAGCCAGTTACCAAGTGGTAGCTCATGCATCGGAGAGAATAATCGTTAGa gcAAGTAATCCTGGTCAATTCGAGTCTGAAGGTAGTGGCGTAGGTGCAGAAGGTGGTTGGCAAAGAGGAGCAGCACCGGATAGCGTTTATCATGCTGGTCGAGTGGGAATTAATACGGACAGGCCTGACGAAGCTCTAGTTATTCATGGCAACATGAAG GTGACTGGCCATATTGTCCAACCCAGTGATGCACGTGCAAAGCAAAATGTACAGGAAGTGGACACGCGTGAACAATTGCGGAACGTGCAACAGTTGAGAGTGGTTCGTTACAGATATGCACCGGAATTTGCACAGCATTCTGGTTTAGGTATCAAACAGCAAGAAGACACGGGTGTCATAGCGCAGGAAGTGCAACAAATATTACCGGAAGCTGTATTACCAGCTGGGGACATAGTTCTTCCAAATGGTCAGAGGATCGAAAATTTCCTTATGGTAAACAAAGAAAGGATATTCATGGAGAATGTGGGTGCTGTGAAAGAACTGTGTAAA GTAACAGATAGTTTAGAAACTCGCATTGATCAATTGGAACGAATAAACAAGCGATTAGCGAAGTTGAAAAGAGGAGACAGTCTGAAAAGTTCGATTAGTACAATCTCTAGTATATCAAGTAACAAATACTCATCCTCTATCAATAGTAAGGCCACTGTACaggggaaagggaaaaaaagcgaGCGGGAAGATGAATTTCTATGCAGcaataaatttatccaaattataattgttatacttATTCTTATCATGGCGTTttg ctTAGTTGCAATGGCGACATTATACTTTTTAGAATATCAAAAACGTAGTAGCCTTGAATGGACAGCGGTAGCTAGTAATGGAATGTTGGCTATAAGACCAGCTCATCCATCAACAGCATCAAGTACACCTAATTATGATTCTCGATATAATTCGTTGTTAGACAGTACGTTATCGTCTTTGTATACTAAACATGGATCCCATAGTAGAGGTTCCGATAGTAGTTTGTCCGTGAAAACGAATGCATTTTCCACGCAAGCGCCTCACACGAAACAGCAACTTTATTCTCAAGAAATTACTTGGTATCCTATTAGTCATTCTGGACCACAGCCAAAACTTGAAAAGAATAG tgaATTTCCTGGAAATTGGTTAAGTAAAAGTGGTGCCGGTGCTATTCCTAGTAATGTAGATGAAAACGATCAAGGATCGGAAGTGGATCCATCTGTAAATAAAGGTCCAATTCCATTGGGTAGACCATCAAATTGTCCCAGACATTTTAGCGAATTTGAAAATCCATGTCAA ATATTCTGTTGTACAGccaaaattcatcaattcgaGGATCCTCAACCAGATCATCCtccagaaaaaaaatcaattt caGATCATATAGAACAGCCATTAAATGTTTATGAGGAGAAAcgtaaaataagtaaaagttTCCAAAATGGTATTAGTCCATCCGATCCAAGCACGCAAACACTTGTAAAAGAA aataattataagtatttacATAAAAGAACAAGAAGAGAAACCAGTAGTGGAGATTGGACGGAAGTTGCTAGTAACGCTGCAGGATCATTACCACCAGAACCAAAACCACAATTGTGGATAGTGGCAGAAAGCTTTAATACATCACTTGATCAAAAATATTGCTCTGCAATTTCCCAAGATACaccaaataatatatcttgcaTCATTCCTTTATCCAAATACATGCCAGATGTTCAACTTACATTACATTTTAT tgGAATGTCTTGGTATGGACAACTAGTGCAACAATGCTCTTCATCAACGAATCCTGGTATTGACGAAACTTTAATGTGTAGCCGGAAATATACAATGCAACAACAAACTCAATTGAAGGTTGATATTGAAAGTAATAATCAGCGGGGAGATCAATCTTTTTCTCTTGATGTTGCTCATTATCTCAGGAGAACATTGAGGTTTCGGATACCTACTGTACAACCTCAAgag aatatctgTAAGAACAAACATGGTATTGATTACTCGGAATACACGTTGCACTTCTATCGAGATTgtgaagaataa